Within the Candidatus Sulfotelmatobacter sp. genome, the region TCAGCTGGTCGTCGCCGACGTGGTCGACAACGACGCCTGGCGCGTGTGGCCGCAAGGGCGTGAAGAGCTCATGCTCGACAAGCAGATGTACCGCAATCTCCCGGAGGTGAAGCCCGAAGATCTGGCGGTGATCAAGGCCAATTACGAACACGTCGCGGAGATCGTCGGCACGTTTCCGCAGATGCGGCCGGGGATGGTCGCGCTCCTCGCCGACGGCCCCGAGCACGTCGCGCTCGTCGAGGCGGCTGGCCGCGCGCTCGCGGCGTACGGATTGCCGGTGGTGCGCCACGTCGTCTCGGTCGCCCGGACGCCGGGTTTCGTGCTGCAGCTCCTCGCGCAGCTCGACGCGACGTTCGCGCGGCTGGTCCTGGTCGCGATCGGCGCGGCGGGCGGCGCGCTGCCGGGGATGGCCGGAAACGCGACGGCGAGCCCGGTCCTGGCCGTCGACGCCGCCGATCCGCGCCTCGATCAGGTCGCGCTGGCGTGCGCGAAAGCGTTCGCGCTCGAGGATTCCGTCGTCTTCGGACGCGTCTTGCTGCTGCAGGCCAACGCGCGCAGCGAAGTCCTCGCCGCCGACGCGAAGCTGAACGCGCCGCAGCCCGCTCCGCCGCCCGGCGTCGCGCGAGCGTAGATGACCGCCGTCCTCGACGACGCCGTCGAGCTGGGGCGGCGCGCCGGAGTCGCCCTCTCCGACGACGAGCTGCGGAGCATCGCCGAGCACCTGGGCCGCGTCCCGACCGTGACCGAGCTGTTCGCCTTCGACGCGCAGTGGAGCGAGCATTGCTCGTACAAGTCCTCGCGCGGCTTCTTGCGCAAGCTGCCGACGGACGGTCCGACCGTGCTGCTCGGCGTCGGCGAGGACGCCGGCATCGTCCGGCTCGGCGAGTGGCAAGGCGAGACCTACGGCATCGTGATGGCGCACGAATCGCACAACCACCCCTCGCAGGTCGTCCCGTTCGAAGGCGCCGCGACCGGCATCGGCGGGATCGTGCGGGACGTGCTGTGCATGGGCGCCGAGGTGATCGGCCTCGCGGATCCGCTGCGGTTCGGCCGGCTCGAGAACGC harbors:
- a CDS encoding phosphoribosylaminoimidazolesuccinocarboxamide synthase, translated to QLVVADVVDNDAWRVWPQGREELMLDKQMYRNLPEVKPEDLAVIKANYEHVAEIVGTFPQMRPGMVALLADGPEHVALVEAAGRALAAYGLPVVRHVVSVARTPGFVLQLLAQLDATFARLVLVAIGAAGGALPGMAGNATASPVLAVDAADPRLDQVALACAKAFALEDSVVFGRVLLLQANARSEVLAADAKLNAPQPAPPPGVARA